In Leptospira montravelensis, the DNA window GGCTCAATTACGATAAACTGACTAAATTTACATTTTGGATTTGGTTTTACATTTTGAAGGATTTGAAAATTTGCAACAGACTTGCAACTAACAAACAAAATAATTAAGGGAAAAATTAAAAGACGATTCATATAATAAATGGCTCAAAAATTTCAACTATGTCAAACGAAAAAGGGAAGCAGTAAAAGTTGTTTGATCGGGAAGACCAAATTAAAATAAGAAAAAGTGCGAGTTAGAAACAACAAAAAGAAAATCGAGAAACCAAAGACGGGGCCCCAACCACCCTGCCCGGCCTTTAGTTTCTCTTATCCTATTACTGGAGCAATCTCATCACTGACTGAGACTTCATGTTCGCTTGCGCAAGCATTGATGTAGCAGCCTGAGTTAAGATTTGGTATCTCGTGAAGCTGGTCATTTGTTCAGCCATGTCAGTATCACGGATACGAGACTCAGATGCTTGTGTGTTTTCATAAGCATTCATAAGTCCTTTCGCAGCATGCTCCATACGGTTGTAATAAGCACCAAGGTCAGCTCTTTGTTTAGAGATCACTCTTAGGGCATCATCACAAAGTCCGATCACGGAGTTTGCTTTACCTGCAGTCGAAAGAGAGATGAAAGTAAGAACCGTAGGGTTTCTTAATCCCAATGCCGCAGTGTTCATTGTTTCAATGTACACGCGCTCTCTTTGGTGCATGTTAGCTCCAATATGGAACCACATACTAGCAGTTGGGTTGAGACGAGCAAATGCTCCTGTAAGCAGTTTCATTTTGTTGAATTCTGCTTGAGAAGCAATACGATCGATCTCGTCCACTAGCTGTGAAACCTCGACTTGGATCTGTTGTCTATCTTCTTCCGAGTAGATACCGTTCGCAGCTTGCACCGCGAGTACACGAACACGTTGAACGATTTCGTGTGTTTCTTGAAGATATCCTTCCGCCGTTTGAATGAGGGACATACCATCTTCAGTATTCTGTTCTGCACGTCGAAGACCAGCAATCTGAGTTCTCATTTTCTCAGACACTGCAAGTCCAGATGCGTCATCTCCTGCTTTGTTAATACGCATACCAGAAGACAACTTTTCGAGATCTTTGCTCAGGTTCGCGTCGTTAGACTTCAAAGTTCTGTGTGCAAAGATCGCACTTACGTTGTGGTTGATAATCATCCGGGTTCCTCCTTGAATCCGTTCTCTCACCGCTCAAAGTTTTCACCTTGAACCCAAGAAATTGATGAATTTTCGAAATGGCCATCCTTGGCCCTTTCAAGATAAGGATCGGTCATTCCGGTAGGGAGGATAATAGGGAAAATCAAATAAATTTTGAATAAAAATAGAACTTCCCCTTTTCGAAAAAATGTCCTAGGAATTCTATGGAATTGGATTTAAAGAAAAGGCAGGCAGAATGCAGTGTTAGAGACAATTTATTTAGCAAACCCCCGTGGATTTTGTGCAGGAGTGAAATATGCCATCTCCTACGTAGAGACTGCTTTCCAAGAAAATCCAGAATCTCCACTTTATGTCCGAAAGGAAATTGTCCATAACCAAAGAGTTGTGGAAGAAATGAAGAAAAAAGGAATTCGTTTTATTGATGAACTGAGAGAAGTTCCAGATGGGGCCACTGTTGTTTTTTCCGCTCATGGAGTATCCCCAGAAGTTGTGAAAGAAGCTACTCAAAGAAAAATGAAAATTGGCGATGCCACCTGCCCTTTAGTCACTCGAGTTCACAAAAAAGCAAGAAACCTTAGAGACACACACCAGATCATTTATATTGGTCATAGGGGTCATGATGAAGCCATTGGGACAATGGGAGAGGCTCATATGTTTTTGGTAGAATCCCCTGAAGATGTAGAAAATTTAAAAGAAAAAATCCAAAAAGACAAACCACTCACCTATTTAATGCAAACTACACTTTCTGTGGCGGATACAAAAAACATTGTCAAAAAAATAGAAGAAGTATTCCCTTATGTAGAACATCCACAAAAGGACGATATCTGTTATGCGACAACAGAAAGACAGGAAGCTGTACAATCTATGTTAGAGTCAGTGGATGCGATGCTTGTCATTGGTGCGGAAAATTCCTCCAACTCGGTAAGGCTTTGTCAATTGGCAAAAAAAACAAGACCCGCCAGTTTCCAAATCTCTCGCAAAGAGGACGTAGATCCGAATCATATTAAAAAATCTGGAATTAAAATTCTAGGGATTACTGCCGGTGCCTCAAGTCCTCAAGTACTTGTAGATGAAATTGTTGGAGAAATATTAAAACATTTTCCAGATGCAAAGGTGTCCTTATTTCCAGAAAGTCGTGAAGATACGATGAGTTTCAAATTACCTAAAGAGTTACTAAAACAATACTAAGATGAACTTGGATCCTTGGTCATTATTCAAAGCCTCGATTGAAGGTAATGAGCTGGGTACTGCAATCATTGCAATCGATACATTAAAAAAGAACTTTGAATATCTGCTAAAAAATTCAAAATTTGAATCTTTACAATTAGACTTTAACATAAATATTTTTTTAAGAAATAAAATCAAAAATAATGATTTTTCGACGGAATTATTATATATTGATAATGGAGCAATTTTAGAAATTTCTTTTGGCAAATTCGTATTCCCAAATGGTGAACAAAATAAAGAATATTCGAAATTCTTTATTAAAGATATCACTACGAAACGTAGACAAGAAGAAGAAATTGCATGGCGATTACGATTTGAACTAGGAGTTGCTTCGTCTATTCAAATATTGATTCAACAACCTTCCGTTAAAGAAGGGTTACCAAGCGCTCTTTATCAATTGTTAAACTTTACTGAAATGGATTCTGTTTTTTTTCTAAAATATGAACCATTAGAAAATAAAGATAGGTTTAAACTTTGGGCAAATGAACGTAAAACAACTAAATATCCACTACTACCAATTCAATTCTACAATGAAGACTGGTATGATTTGGGACTTGGACGCTGGCTTCATAAGTTAAAAAGAGGAAGCACAATCCATTTAAACCCAAAAAAAGCATTTCGAAGAGAAAAATGGTTTTTCGAAGAAACGAAAGCAGACACAATCTTACTTATCCCAGTTCGATTCGAAAATAAATTTTTGGGCGTGATGGGATTTTTCAAATACAAACAGAATTCCCCTGTCGAACATGAAAATCTTTTGATTTACCAAACAGTGAGTCGGTGGATGGGACTTTTTGTACAACGAGATATGGACCTATCCGAATTGAATCGATATAAATCCACATTGGAATCCTTGGTTTTAGAAAGAACAGTAGCACTTACGAAAACAAAGGAGGAATTGGAACGTGCATATAAAGCAAAAACTGAATTTTTGGCACACATGAGTCATGAACTTAGAACTCCTTTGAATTCCATTATAGGTTTTTCGAAACTAATCCAGTTACCTGATACTGACGAAACGGGAAAAGAATACTTAAATTATATTTACACAGGTGGAACGAGACTTTTAAACATGATTAATGAAATCCTGAATTTGATGAAAATTGAATCGGGACAAATTAAGGTTCAATTAACAACGTTTAGACCAGAAGATATATGTCGCCAATCCTTAGAATTAATCCAACCGCAAGCGAATGCGAAAAAAATGGAGATCCGGTTTCGCCCACCATTAGAATCGAAACCAGTAACTTCTGATTCTGGAAAAATTCTCCAGATCTTACTAAATTTGCTGTCGAATGCAATAAAATATACAAATCATCCTTATATCGAACTGGATTGCGAATGGGTTGGAGATTCCCTAGAAATTTCTGTCCGAGATTTCGGCCCTGGAATTTCAGAGGAAGACCAAAATCGGATTTTCCATACCTTCACCCGGTTAAACGACGACGGAAATATAGAAGGAACAGGCCTTGGGCTCACGATTTCCCAAGGACTTGCCATTCGGCTCGGTGGTCATTTAGGACTCCAATCCCAATGGGGCCAAGGATCCGTTTTTAAACTCAAGTTACCTGAAATAATAAAATAAAGGAATTGAACCCTGTAGAATTCTCCTTTAAGATTTCCGATAATCTATATGGTGGAATCGAACTTAAATCCAAATATTCCCACAAAGGCAAAAGCCACAGAACACCCAAGGCGTCCGAAAGAACCAATTCTTATTATTGAAGATAAAAAGGAAAACCAGGTTCTTTTAGAGGCAATTTGCAAACGGATCGGTATGGAAACCGAAATTGCTTGCGATGGAAAAGTGGCCTTAGAGATGGCAGCCAAACAACCATATAGCCTATATTTGGTGGATTTAATGATGCCAGTCCTTGACGGTCGTTCATTTATCCAAGAACAAAAAAAAAGAGAACCAAATGCCGTTTTTGTAGTACAAACTGCCATCGACCAAACGGATGAAATCATAGAAGTTATGAAATTAGGGGTTTATGATTATCTTTTAAAGCCACTCCATGTAGAAATTGTTGCCGATCGTTTAGAAAAAGCATTAGAATACGTCTATTTAAAGAGAATGGAATCTGTTCTGATTGATGAGGAATCAAAAGAATTAAAAAGCCAATTGGAATGGCTTAATTACAAAGAATCGCATCGAAAAACAAATGAAATCAATTCAGAGTTACACTCTATTTTAAACTTAAAAACAACTTTAATGCAAGGATCTGGACTTGGTTCTATGTCGACCATCATTGACTCAATCCAACAAATGAAAGTGGATTCTGGTAATGGTTATCTGGTTAACAAAGAATTTTGGGATTTATTATATGAAAACCATGAACACAATATTAGTATGATGAAAGGATTAGATCATGCAGTGGATGTAATCCAAACGGATACAATTCTCAAAAGCACTAAAAGCGAAAATCTACTGCAAATATTACCGACAATCATTGATAGTTTTAGCAAAGAAATAAACGAAAAAGAGTTAAAAGTAAATTTACCAATAGTAAAACAGTCGGTTTACCTTGATTTGGATATCGAGTCGTTGAAGTTAGCTCTGTATGAAATCATCACAAACGGACTGAAATATTCCAAAAGAAAATCTCATTTTGATATTTTTGTTACTTTCGTTGATGGATATTTTTGTTTATCAGCAAAAAACAACATTATAGAAGATGAATATGCAAAACAACTTACGCAGTTTGAAAAGAAACTCGTGGAACCATTTTACCGCATTCATCCACCTGTTGAAAGTTTTCATTCTAAAGAAAAATTTAGTTTAGGTCTCGGCTTAACGATGGTTGATTTTATATTACATAGACACAATGGAATGTTTTTTATACGTAATGCAATTGATCATACAACAGAAGTAAAAGCAGATTGTATCATAGCAGAAATATTTTTGCCAATCCAAAACAATAAAGGAACAAAACATGAATAGAAAAATTTTGATCATTGATGACTCTGCGGTATTCCGAAAGATTATCTCTGTACATTTAAAGAATGCGAATTTTGATCTCATTGAAGCAGGTGATGGATTAGAAGGCTTAAAACAATTAGAAACTAACGAAGTTGATTTAATTGTTTCGGACATGAATATGCCGAATATGGATGGGATTAGCTTCATTAAAAAGGTGAAAGAAAATCCGAAATACAAATTCACTCCTATCATCATGTTAACAACGGAATCGCAACCGGAAAAAAAACAACAAGGTGTGGATGCTGGCGCAAAGGCATGGCTCACTAAACCATTTTCACCCGAAGAACTGTTGGACACTATTTCCAAACTATTACCGTAATCATGGAACCAGTCCAAAATTTAAAGGAAACTAACTCTGGTATTGAAATTACTTGGAATGGGTATCTCACCGTACCCTTTGTTAAGGAATGGAAAAAACAGTCTGAAATTTGGACTTCCTCTTCTAGGGGAAAAACTATAGAATTAAACTTATACGGAATCGAACGTGTTGATTCAGCAGGAATTCAACTTTTAGTATATTTAAAAAATTTAAGCCAAAAGAACCACTTTTCGATGAAATTGGGAAACCACTCTCTTCCAATTCTAAAGATATTAGATTTACTCGGTCTAGTTAGTTTTTTCGGGGATAGGATCAAAGTGAAAAAAGAGCATTCTAATGAAGTCGAATTTCGCTATGGCACAAGGAAAATTAATTAATGGATTTAACAGAGGTTATAGATGCCTATTTAGTTGAATCTGATGAATTTCTTCGTGATATGGAGGCGATTCTTTTACGTACGGAAAAATCTTCGCCAACTGAGGATGATTTAAATGCTATTTTTCGAGCCGTACATACAATCAAAGGCACTGCTGGGATGTTTGGTTTTGAATCTACTGTTAAGTTTACTCATGTGGTAGAAAACCTTTTAGATAGATTAAGATCTCACGAAATTCCATTTCAACAGGAATTAACAGAAATATTACTCAATGCAAAGGACCATCTTTCTTATTTAGTAAACGAAGAAACCAAAGGTAAAATTCCAGAGACAAAAATACTTATTGGAGATTCTATTTTAGAATCAATGAAACCCTTTCAAATTCCTGATTCAGAAATTTCTTTACAAAAAGAAAACCAAGAAGATATAGAAAAAGAGAGTTTAGTTGCTAATTCCGATTCCACAAATTTATCTAAAAAAAATAGCAAAAACAATACAATTTCTGGATACTTAATTTCTTTTCGTCCGAATCGCAATGTATTTTCTCAAGGCCTCGATCCAATCTCCTTTATTGGGTATCTAAAAAAAATTGGCACCATCCATTCATTAAAAACAATTACAGAAGAAATTCCCCTTTCCAACGAATTTGACGCTGAATCTTGTTACTTAGGTTTCGAAATCAATTTTCATTCAGACTCAGATTTAAATGCTGTAAGAAAAGTATTTAACTTTATTGAAAATGATACCTTTTTACATATTTTACCGCCTGGTTCCCAGTTAGAAGATTTAGTAGATTTATCCATGCAACTTCCAGAAGAGGAAATTCTTCTCGGTAACCTATGGAAGGAAATAGGTATCCTAACAGAAGAAGGCCTATTAGGTTATTTCGAAGAATTAAAATCTCGAAAAACAGGAATCTCAAACAAACAAACTGAAGAAACCTTGCTAATTACAACAAATTCAGATTTATCAATCGATACAAATGAACTTAAAAATAGAGTCTCAGATTCCACAAAGGAACAAAATAAATCAGCAACGATAAAAGTGGACTCTAAACGGATAGATAATCTCATCAATCGAGTTGGTGAACTTGTTGTTTCTTGTGCCAACATGAACCAACTTATCAGCTCTCTTGAAGATTCAATTTTACAAGAGTCATCGATGCACACAATGCGACTTCTCAACGAAGTACGAGAAATTTCACTTAAACTCAGAATGGTTCCAATCGGTGATACATTTCAAAAATATACAAGAACAGTTCGTGATTTAGGTAAAGAGCTCGGTAAAGAAATCAAGTTAGTTACAGAAGGCAATGAAACTGAACTTGATAGAAACATAGTAGATAAATTAGGTGATCCACTCACCCACTTAGTTAGAAATGCATGTGATCATGGGTTAGAAACTTCGGAAGAACGAATCAGAAAAGGTAAACCAAAACAAGGTTTGATCAAACTAAATGCATTCCACGAAGCTGGGAGCGTTCTTATTGAAATTACAGATGATGGAAACGGAATTCAAAAGGAAAAAGTTTGGCAAAAAGGAATTGAAAAGGATCTTGTCTTAGGACCAATGCCAGAATCGGAAGATGAAATATTTAAACTCCTTTTCCATCCAGGACTATCCACCGCATCTAAGGTTACCAATGTTTCTGGCAGAGGTGTAGGCCTAGATGTTGTTTTACAAAACATTGAATCATTACGCGGAACAATCACAGTTAAATCCACCCCAAATCAAGGCAGCCGTTTTACCATACGGTTGCCTCTCACACTAGCAATCATTGACGGTTTTTTAGTGGAAGTTGGTAAAAACCATTTCATTATTCCAATGGATATGGTCCTCGAATGCCTTCATTTTACTGAAGATAATAAATCCGGTGCCAACCAATTCTTTCCACTGAGAGGGAATTTAATTCCATTCCTTCGTCTAGGAGATTATTATCCAACAGAAGCTTCGGAAGATAACACACGTGAAAATATTGTTATCGTAAGAAATGGAGATAAAAAAGCAGGAATCGTAGTAGAACGACTACTAGGTGAATACCAAACAGTAATCAAACCTATGGGATCCGTATTTCGACACGTAAAAGGTGTAAGTGGTTCTAGCATCTTAGGAGATGGAAATGTGGCTCTCATCATAGACATTCCTTCTTTATTCGAAAGAACCATAACTGTAGAAAACGAAAGATTATATAAATGAAGAGGATAATATGAAAAATATTAAGATAAGCACAAAGTTAATAGGTTTTTTCCTTACAGGATTGATATTTGTTATTTGGACCACGGCTTATTCTTGGGGGATACTGAAAGAAGTAAATCAATCGGAAGAAACAACTAAGATTCATTTACAAAAATCAGAATATCTAACATCAATTTGGAATTTAAGCGAGTCAATTCAATCTGAAATCTACACCGTCCTCCAATCACAAGAATTAGATAAAACTGCTATCGCCAAAATTAAAAATGATTTAGAAAAATTAAATTCAGAATGGGAAAAAATTGAGTCCCTACCATCCTCAACAGAAGAATTAAATGTTCAAAAATCTGCCAAAACAAGGAAAGATGAATACATAAATCAAATAAAAAACTATGTAAATGAACCAGAGGATTTAAATAAAAAAGAAAATTTAAAATCGAGTTTCTCTGAGTATTGGAAACCATATTCAAGTTCTATTTCTAAATGGAATTCACAACTCACTATCGATAGTATTTCTAACCTCAAAAAAGACAATACAACACCTAATGAAAAACTAATTCCTGTTTATGTATCTGGATTTATTTTCCTTATAATCACTACAAGCCTTCTTTTTTTACTACTGAAACAAGTAGGAAAACCACTAAAAGATGCAATTCAAATCAAAACGGCATTAGATAGCGTTTCGACTAATGTGATGATTTCTGATTTAAATTTAAACGTCGTTTACATGAACAAAGCCATTCGATCCATGTTTGCAAAATCAGAAACAGATATCAAATCTCAAATCAGAAATTTTTCTCTGAATGATTTAATGGGCAGTAATATTGACAGTTATCACAAAGACCCAAGTCACCAAAGAAAACTTCTCGGCACTTTTACATCGGAGCATAAATCTAGCATAAAAATTGCTAATAGAGAATTTAACTTAATTGCAAACCCTATCATCACCAACACAGGTGAAAGATTGGGAAGTGTTGTTGAGTGGGCAGATGTAACGGAGGCCAATGCAAATACAAAAGCTATCGAAAGGTCACAAGCTACAATTGAATTCAATATGGACGGAAGTATTGTTACAGCTAATGAAAATTTTTTAAACTTATTGAATTACAGTTTAAATGAAATCAAAGGTCAACACCATCGAATTTTTCTAGAAACTCAGGAAGCGAATTCGGAGTCCTATCGTCAGTTTTGGGCTGCCCTTAATCGCGGAGAATACCAAACTGCCGAATACAAACGTATTGGTAAAAACGGTAAAGAAGTTTGGCTCCAAGCTACCTACACACCTATTTTGGATGCAAATGGAAAACCATATAAAGTCATCAAATTTGCAACTGATATCACAGAAAATAAAAAAATCGTCAGAGAATTTATTGGTCAAATTGAGGCGATTAACAAAGCCCAGGCGACAATTGAGTTCAATATGGACGGAACTGTCATCACAGCGAATGATATCTTTTTAAAAACAATGGGATATGGATTACAAGAAATAGTTGGGAAACACCATAGAATTTTTGTCGAACAATCAATGGTCAATTCGGAAGACTACCGTCAATTTTGGGCCACGCTCAATCGAGGGGAATTCCAAACTGCTGAGTACAGACGCATAGGAAAGGATGGAAAAATTGTTTGGTTACAAGCAACTTACAACCCTATTCTTGATTTAAATGGAAAACCATATAAAGTCATCAAATTTGCAACGGATATTACGGAACAAAAGAATTTAGCAATGGAAACTGCTCGTATTGTTGAGGACCTCGTTATAGGTCTTTCTGCCCTAGAAAAAGGAGACCTAACACAACTCATAACAAGCGAATACGATGGTGGGTTTGCAAAACTAAGAGATTCATTCAACAATACTTCAAAAAAACTAATTGAGATTATTAATGATGTAAGAACAAACACTGATGCCCTTGTGAACGCAGCTGACGAAGTGGCTTCCACAGCAAGCACTCTTTCGCAAGGTGCCAGTGAACAAGCTGCCTCCGTTGAAGAAACCTCGGCATCACTAGAAGAGATGGGTGCATCCATTGATCAAAATGCAGAAAATGCAAAACAAACTGATACAATAGCAACTAAATCGGCGAAAGATGCAAAACAAGGTGGAGAGGCAGTGAGAAATACTGTATCCGCAATGAAAGAGATTGCAGATAAAATTTCAATCATAGAAGACATTGCCTACCAAACCAACTTACTTGCATTAAATGCTGCAATCGAAGCCGCAAGAGCAGGTGAACATGGAAAAGGATTTGCAGTAGTTGCTTCAGAAGTGCGAAAACTTGCGGAACGATCACAGAAATCTGCCAACGAAATCGGAAGTTTAGCTGGAAGTTCAGTTCAAATTGCGGAATCTGCAGGAAAACTAATCGAAGAAATTGTACCTGCAATCAATAAAACCGCAGACCTTGTCCAGGAAATCACTGCAGCTAGCCAAGAACAGTCTTCCGGAGTCAATGAAGTGAATAAAGCAATGGGGCAACTAGACCAAGTGTCACAACAATCCGCAAGCGCTTCAGAAGAATTGGCTGCCATTGCAGAAGAATTACAAGCACAGGCAGAAAAACTTCTTTCTTCTATAAGTTTCTTCAAATTGGGAAAACAAGCAGGATTCCAATCTGCAGTAGAATCAAAACATGCAAAGGCGCAACAAGCAAAACCAAGCGGTCGATTACAAACACCGAATGCACGAAAGACCGAACCTACAGATGAAAATTCCAAGTTTCAAAAGTATTAAGTAGGAAACAAAAATGCAGGAACTACAATACTTAACCTTTCTTATTTCCGAAGAACTCTTTGGTTTAGGAATTTTATACATCAAAGAAATCATTGAGTATGAATCGGTGACTCATGTCCCAATGATGCCAGAATATATTCCGGGGGTCATTAATCTCCGAGGAAATGTTGTTCCAGTGATTGATCTTAATATGCGATTCTACAAAAGAAAAACGGAAACCAATCGTAAAACCTGTATCATTATTACAGAAATAAAATTGGAAAATGAAATTGTAGATGTGGGACTTCTTGTAGATGCAGTAAACGAAGTGGTAGATATTCCACCCGAATCCATTGAGGAACCGCCAAGTTTTGGTTCCAAAATCCGATTGGATTTTATCCAAGGACTTGGAAAATTAGAGAATAAATTTGTAATCATTTTAAAAGTGAATCAAATATTAGAACTTTCTGAACTACAAGCAATCCAAGATTCATCAACGAATGTTACCTAAATGGAAGCACCTAAGGAAGTTATAGATCGATTCCTAAACCCTGGAGAAATTTTCTTCGGTGGACCAGAATTTCGAGTTAGAACATTACTTGGTTCATGTGTTTCCATAGTTTTATGGCACCCGAATCGTCATTTAGGAGGAATGTGCCATTATCTACTACCTACCCCTGCAGATATACATTCTGAAAAAACACATAAATATGGGATTGATGCGGTATCCTTTTTTTTATCAGAAATAAAAAAACACAAATCACAACCTAGTGAATTTTATGCAAAAATATTTGGAGGTTCTAATATGTTCCTACATGAAGAAAGGGAAATTTTAAAAGATAAATCAACTTCCCATGTTGGAAACAGAAATGCTGAATTTGCTAAAACGATTTTAGGAGAAAAAGATATCAAAATCATCTCCGAAGATACTGGTG includes these proteins:
- a CDS encoding flagellin produces the protein MIINHNVSAIFAHRTLKSNDANLSKDLEKLSSGMRINKAGDDASGLAVSEKMRTQIAGLRRAEQNTEDGMSLIQTAEGYLQETHEIVQRVRVLAVQAANGIYSEEDRQQIQVEVSQLVDEIDRIASQAEFNKMKLLTGAFARLNPTASMWFHIGANMHQRERVYIETMNTAALGLRNPTVLTFISLSTAGKANSVIGLCDDALRVISKQRADLGAYYNRMEHAAKGLMNAYENTQASESRIRDTDMAEQMTSFTRYQILTQAATSMLAQANMKSQSVMRLLQ
- the ispH gene encoding 4-hydroxy-3-methylbut-2-enyl diphosphate reductase encodes the protein MLETIYLANPRGFCAGVKYAISYVETAFQENPESPLYVRKEIVHNQRVVEEMKKKGIRFIDELREVPDGATVVFSAHGVSPEVVKEATQRKMKIGDATCPLVTRVHKKARNLRDTHQIIYIGHRGHDEAIGTMGEAHMFLVESPEDVENLKEKIQKDKPLTYLMQTTLSVADTKNIVKKIEEVFPYVEHPQKDDICYATTERQEAVQSMLESVDAMLVIGAENSSNSVRLCQLAKKTRPASFQISRKEDVDPNHIKKSGIKILGITAGASSPQVLVDEIVGEILKHFPDAKVSLFPESREDTMSFKLPKELLKQY
- a CDS encoding sensor histidine kinase, coding for MNLDPWSLFKASIEGNELGTAIIAIDTLKKNFEYLLKNSKFESLQLDFNINIFLRNKIKNNDFSTELLYIDNGAILEISFGKFVFPNGEQNKEYSKFFIKDITTKRRQEEEIAWRLRFELGVASSIQILIQQPSVKEGLPSALYQLLNFTEMDSVFFLKYEPLENKDRFKLWANERKTTKYPLLPIQFYNEDWYDLGLGRWLHKLKRGSTIHLNPKKAFRREKWFFEETKADTILLIPVRFENKFLGVMGFFKYKQNSPVEHENLLIYQTVSRWMGLFVQRDMDLSELNRYKSTLESLVLERTVALTKTKEELERAYKAKTEFLAHMSHELRTPLNSIIGFSKLIQLPDTDETGKEYLNYIYTGGTRLLNMINEILNLMKIESGQIKVQLTTFRPEDICRQSLELIQPQANAKKMEIRFRPPLESKPVTSDSGKILQILLNLLSNAIKYTNHPYIELDCEWVGDSLEISVRDFGPGISEEDQNRIFHTFTRLNDDGNIEGTGLGLTISQGLAIRLGGHLGLQSQWGQGSVFKLKLPEIIK
- a CDS encoding response regulator translates to MVESNLNPNIPTKAKATEHPRRPKEPILIIEDKKENQVLLEAICKRIGMETEIACDGKVALEMAAKQPYSLYLVDLMMPVLDGRSFIQEQKKREPNAVFVVQTAIDQTDEIIEVMKLGVYDYLLKPLHVEIVADRLEKALEYVYLKRMESVLIDEESKELKSQLEWLNYKESHRKTNEINSELHSILNLKTTLMQGSGLGSMSTIIDSIQQMKVDSGNGYLVNKEFWDLLYENHEHNISMMKGLDHAVDVIQTDTILKSTKSENLLQILPTIIDSFSKEINEKELKVNLPIVKQSVYLDLDIESLKLALYEIITNGLKYSKRKSHFDIFVTFVDGYFCLSAKNNIIEDEYAKQLTQFEKKLVEPFYRIHPPVESFHSKEKFSLGLGLTMVDFILHRHNGMFFIRNAIDHTTEVKADCIIAEIFLPIQNNKGTKHE
- a CDS encoding response regulator, encoding MNRKILIIDDSAVFRKIISVHLKNANFDLIEAGDGLEGLKQLETNEVDLIVSDMNMPNMDGISFIKKVKENPKYKFTPIIMLTTESQPEKKQQGVDAGAKAWLTKPFSPEELLDTISKLLP
- a CDS encoding STAS domain-containing protein; this translates as MEPVQNLKETNSGIEITWNGYLTVPFVKEWKKQSEIWTSSSRGKTIELNLYGIERVDSAGIQLLVYLKNLSQKNHFSMKLGNHSLPILKILDLLGLVSFFGDRIKVKKEHSNEVEFRYGTRKIN
- a CDS encoding chemotaxis protein CheA; translated protein: MDLTEVIDAYLVESDEFLRDMEAILLRTEKSSPTEDDLNAIFRAVHTIKGTAGMFGFESTVKFTHVVENLLDRLRSHEIPFQQELTEILLNAKDHLSYLVNEETKGKIPETKILIGDSILESMKPFQIPDSEISLQKENQEDIEKESLVANSDSTNLSKKNSKNNTISGYLISFRPNRNVFSQGLDPISFIGYLKKIGTIHSLKTITEEIPLSNEFDAESCYLGFEINFHSDSDLNAVRKVFNFIENDTFLHILPPGSQLEDLVDLSMQLPEEEILLGNLWKEIGILTEEGLLGYFEELKSRKTGISNKQTEETLLITTNSDLSIDTNELKNRVSDSTKEQNKSATIKVDSKRIDNLINRVGELVVSCANMNQLISSLEDSILQESSMHTMRLLNEVREISLKLRMVPIGDTFQKYTRTVRDLGKELGKEIKLVTEGNETELDRNIVDKLGDPLTHLVRNACDHGLETSEERIRKGKPKQGLIKLNAFHEAGSVLIEITDDGNGIQKEKVWQKGIEKDLVLGPMPESEDEIFKLLFHPGLSTASKVTNVSGRGVGLDVVLQNIESLRGTITVKSTPNQGSRFTIRLPLTLAIIDGFLVEVGKNHFIIPMDMVLECLHFTEDNKSGANQFFPLRGNLIPFLRLGDYYPTEASEDNTRENIVIVRNGDKKAGIVVERLLGEYQTVIKPMGSVFRHVKGVSGSSILGDGNVALIIDIPSLFERTITVENERLYK
- a CDS encoding chemotaxis protein CheW, which gives rise to MQELQYLTFLISEELFGLGILYIKEIIEYESVTHVPMMPEYIPGVINLRGNVVPVIDLNMRFYKRKTETNRKTCIIITEIKLENEIVDVGLLVDAVNEVVDIPPESIEEPPSFGSKIRLDFIQGLGKLENKFVIILKVNQILELSELQAIQDSSTNVT
- a CDS encoding chemotaxis protein CheD; the protein is MEAPKEVIDRFLNPGEIFFGGPEFRVRTLLGSCVSIVLWHPNRHLGGMCHYLLPTPADIHSEKTHKYGIDAVSFFLSEIKKHKSQPSEFYAKIFGGSNMFLHEEREILKDKSTSHVGNRNAEFAKTILGEKDIKIISEDTGGTLSRKIYFTVWDGEVWVEKK